From Pseudomonas poae, the proteins below share one genomic window:
- a CDS encoding biopolymer transporter ExbD, which translates to MASVNASHDDDDDAAVDSINITPLVDVLMVVLVMFILTATAQVSGIQIHLPKASASVSLSEAKTKAISVNDGGQVFLDAYPVTLGELEERLRIEKALNPDFPVIVRGDAMVQYQKVIEVLDLLRRLELSQVGLVTGKPSQG; encoded by the coding sequence ATGGCTTCCGTAAATGCCTCCCACGACGATGACGATGATGCCGCCGTCGACAGCATCAACATCACGCCCCTGGTGGACGTGCTGATGGTGGTACTGGTGATGTTTATCCTCACCGCCACCGCCCAGGTGTCGGGGATCCAGATCCACCTGCCCAAAGCCAGTGCCTCGGTGTCGCTGTCGGAGGCCAAGACCAAGGCGATCTCCGTGAACGACGGCGGCCAGGTGTTCCTCGACGCTTACCCGGTGACCCTCGGCGAGCTGGAAGAGCGCCTGCGTATCGAGAAAGCGCTGAACCCGGATTTCCCGGTGATCGTGCGCGGCGACGCGATGGTGCAGTACCAGAAAGTGATCGAAGTGCTCGACTTGCTGCGCCGGCTGGAGCTGTCCCAGGTCGGGCTGGTCACCGGCAAACCGAGCCAGGGCTGA
- a CDS encoding DUF2341 domain-containing protein, translating to MQRLFLSLLICLGFALPATAHAWWQDDWHYRKQISVDTTTQGAAISQALGRTALLVRLHTGNFTFDGVKDDGADLRFVSADDKTVFNHQIESFDPLMGMALIWVDVPRVEGGQRQDLWMYYGNQKAPATANGQLTFDPNYTALYHFDGANGTPARDTTAYANTALNATGASIDGVIGRALQFGGQPLMLPASPSLQHAAGAAFTFSAWLRLDQASGEQVVLARRDGPHSLLLGLNQGMPFVEIDGQRAVSTQPLNPGQWQHLAFTAEGEKVTLYVNGRETATLAVAMPAFNSQLAVGADVPQAASAHLPFAGAIDELRLSKVARPAALLQADAGAQGAESKLVAYGVDEEQSGFGFGSLGFLLNAVPVDAWVIILVLVAMMFQSWVIMLRKNRQVSRVSSANEIFREHFAQIGTRLEMYADDPQLGERLTHSSLWRLYLVAVKEIRTRRAQGADTSSVSAATIEAIRCSMDGVRTRENQALSSKLSTLSNAIAGGPYIGLLGTVLGIMVVFLGTAMAGDVNINAIAPGMAAALLATAMGLFVAIPALFGYNRLITRNKEVSADMRVFVDEFITRLAEMHGESQHSEAAHRRDHHAALPA from the coding sequence ATGCAACGCCTATTTCTGAGCCTGTTGATCTGCCTGGGCTTCGCGCTCCCGGCCACCGCCCATGCCTGGTGGCAAGACGATTGGCACTACCGCAAACAGATTTCGGTGGACACCACCACCCAAGGCGCCGCGATCAGCCAGGCCCTGGGCCGCACCGCGCTGCTGGTGCGGCTGCACACCGGCAACTTCACCTTTGACGGGGTCAAGGACGACGGCGCCGACCTGCGCTTTGTGAGTGCCGATGACAAGACCGTGTTCAATCACCAGATCGAAAGCTTCGACCCGCTGATGGGCATGGCGCTGATCTGGGTCGATGTGCCCAGGGTCGAAGGCGGCCAGCGCCAGGACCTGTGGATGTACTACGGCAACCAGAAGGCCCCGGCCACCGCCAATGGCCAGCTGACGTTCGACCCCAACTACACCGCGCTCTATCACTTTGACGGCGCCAACGGCACACCGGCCCGCGACACCACGGCCTACGCCAACACCGCGCTCAACGCCACCGGCGCCAGCATCGACGGCGTGATCGGCCGCGCCTTGCAGTTCGGCGGCCAGCCGCTGATGTTGCCGGCCAGCCCATCGCTGCAACACGCTGCCGGCGCTGCCTTCACTTTCAGTGCGTGGTTACGCCTGGACCAGGCCAGTGGCGAGCAAGTGGTGCTGGCCCGCCGTGACGGCCCCCATAGCCTGCTGCTGGGGTTGAACCAGGGCATGCCGTTTGTGGAAATCGACGGCCAGCGCGCCGTCTCGACCCAGCCGCTGAACCCTGGCCAATGGCAGCACCTGGCATTCACCGCCGAGGGCGAAAAGGTCACGCTGTATGTGAACGGTCGCGAAACCGCGACCCTCGCCGTGGCCATGCCGGCCTTCAATTCGCAACTGGCGGTCGGCGCCGATGTGCCGCAAGCCGCCAGCGCTCACTTGCCGTTCGCCGGCGCCATCGATGAGCTGCGCCTGTCCAAAGTGGCGCGCCCGGCTGCGCTGTTGCAGGCCGATGCCGGCGCCCAGGGCGCTGAGTCGAAACTGGTGGCCTACGGCGTTGATGAAGAACAGTCGGGCTTCGGTTTCGGCAGCCTGGGCTTCTTGCTCAACGCCGTGCCGGTGGACGCCTGGGTGATCATCCTGGTGCTGGTGGCGATGATGTTCCAGTCGTGGGTCATCATGCTGCGCAAAAACCGTCAGGTCAGCCGCGTGAGCAGTGCCAACGAGATCTTTCGCGAGCACTTCGCCCAAATCGGCACCCGCCTCGAAATGTATGCCGACGACCCCCAACTCGGCGAGCGCCTGACCCATTCCTCGCTCTGGCGCCTGTACCTGGTGGCGGTCAAGGAAATTCGCACCCGCCGTGCCCAGGGCGCCGACACCTCGTCGGTCTCGGCCGCCACCATCGAAGCCATCCGCTGCTCCATGGACGGTGTGCGCACCCGGGAAAACCAGGCGCTCAGTTCCAAACTCTCGACCCTGTCCAACGCCATCGCCGGCGGCCCATACATCGGCCTGCTCGGTACGGTGCTGGGGATCATGGTGGTGTTCCTCGGCACGGCCATGGCCGGCGACGTGAACATCAACGCCATCGCCCCGGGTATGGCGGCGGCCTTGCTGGCCACGGCCATGGGCCTGTTTGTCGCGATCCCGGCGCTGTTCGGCTACAACCGCCTGATCACGCGCAACAAGGAAGTCAGCGCGGACATGCGCGTGTTTGTCGATGAGTTCATCACCCGCCTGGCGGAAATGCACGGCGAGAGCCAGCACAGTGAAGCCGCGCACCGTCGCGACCATCACGCAGCGCTTCCGGCCTGA
- a CDS encoding ShlB/FhaC/HecB family hemolysin secretion/activation protein, producing the protein MEHLFKLTLALCCVTLGSLTQPVWAEEGEQAPARKVDVNEFFVRGNTVLDAATIEEAVYPFLGPQKTLDDIEGARDALQKIYQARGYQSVFVELPEQKVDDGIVYLQVSETKVGRVRVVGAKHYSPVEIRDEVPGLKEGAVPDFATVQTQLAGLNRSAGRQVTPLVREGQRPGTMDVDLQVEDQNPWHASVGLNNDYSADTKKLRSVATLGYDNLWQLGHSISLTYFTAPEDTDNAKVWSGSYSAPLNERWTLQFSGYQSDSNIATIGGSNVLGKGHSYGVSAIYSLPAAGNWANSFSLGVDFKDFDEEMKLGASSDQVPLKYAPFTLGYNGYRYTEQSQLGLGLNLIVGTRAFFGYGSDDDEFDYKRYKASASFAVLKGDLNYTYTFANDWQSATKGGFQLASGPLVSNEQYSAGGATSVRGYLAAERTGDEGFLLSQELRTPSLAKFLGSYVQEWRFYAFAEGARMRLHDPLPEQEDEYSLASVGLGTRASLSKWLSGSLDWGLPLLDGPNTQKQDSRLHFSVQATF; encoded by the coding sequence GTGGAGCATCTGTTCAAATTAACGCTGGCGCTGTGTTGCGTGACGCTGGGGAGCCTGACGCAACCGGTGTGGGCCGAGGAGGGGGAGCAAGCCCCGGCGCGCAAGGTGGATGTCAACGAGTTCTTCGTGCGCGGCAATACCGTGCTTGATGCGGCCACGATCGAGGAGGCGGTGTACCCGTTTCTAGGCCCGCAGAAGACCCTGGACGACATCGAAGGCGCCCGCGATGCGCTGCAGAAAATCTACCAGGCACGCGGTTACCAGTCGGTGTTTGTCGAGCTGCCGGAGCAGAAGGTCGATGACGGCATCGTCTACCTGCAGGTCAGTGAGACCAAGGTCGGCCGGGTGCGCGTGGTCGGCGCCAAGCATTACTCGCCGGTGGAAATCCGCGACGAAGTGCCGGGGCTCAAGGAGGGCGCGGTGCCGGATTTCGCCACGGTGCAAACCCAGCTGGCGGGGCTCAACCGCAGCGCCGGGCGGCAGGTCACGCCGCTGGTGCGCGAGGGCCAGCGCCCGGGCACCATGGATGTGGATTTGCAGGTAGAAGACCAGAACCCCTGGCACGCCAGCGTCGGCCTGAACAACGACTACAGCGCCGACACCAAAAAACTGCGCTCGGTGGCGACCCTCGGTTACGACAACCTGTGGCAACTGGGCCACAGCATTTCGCTCACCTACTTCACGGCGCCCGAGGACACCGACAATGCCAAGGTGTGGTCCGGTTCCTACAGCGCACCGCTGAATGAGCGCTGGACCCTGCAGTTCTCCGGTTACCAGTCCGACAGCAACATCGCCACCATCGGCGGCAGCAACGTGTTGGGCAAGGGCCATTCCTATGGCGTTTCGGCGATCTACAGCTTGCCGGCCGCAGGCAACTGGGCCAATTCATTCTCCCTGGGCGTCGACTTCAAGGACTTTGACGAAGAGATGAAACTCGGCGCCAGCAGCGACCAGGTGCCGCTCAAGTACGCGCCGTTCACCCTGGGCTACAACGGCTATCGCTACACCGAGCAGTCCCAGTTGGGGCTGGGCCTGAACCTGATCGTCGGCACCCGCGCGTTTTTTGGTTATGGCAGTGACGACGATGAGTTCGACTACAAACGCTACAAGGCCAGCGCCAGTTTCGCCGTGCTCAAGGGCGACCTGAATTACACCTACACCTTCGCCAACGATTGGCAGTCCGCCACCAAGGGCGGCTTCCAGCTGGCCTCGGGGCCGTTGGTGTCCAACGAGCAGTACTCCGCCGGCGGCGCCACCTCGGTGCGTGGCTACCTGGCAGCCGAGCGCACCGGGGATGAGGGTTTCTTGCTCTCCCAGGAATTGCGCACACCGTCCCTGGCCAAGTTCCTTGGCAGTTACGTGCAGGAGTGGCGCTTCTATGCCTTCGCCGAAGGTGCGCGCATGCGCCTGCACGACCCGCTTCCCGAGCAGGAAGACGAATACAGCCTGGCCAGTGTCGGCCTGGGCACCCGCGCCAGTTTGAGCAAGTGGTTGTCCGGCAGCCTGGATTGGGGCCTCCCCCTGCTCGATGGACCGAACACCCAGAAACAGGACTCGCGATTGCACTTCAGTGTGCAGGCGACTTTCTGA
- a CDS encoding transposase, with translation MERYSKVGMQELDQRLSKIVEAARKKPVSVYRYGAPWVWIVSQDDWQGALKEVSSYIPSGHSLVLLRPQIDEILDQQRDWLVADASMSIAPHTVLQVLLLQLLYSVPSEQQLHEQLNYNLLFRWFVGLDLNQKVWSIHVLTRDIATLLNNPRAVQLIQKIIGDVFCGALLHMPEFSLNFALLHTWLARHGSTSISSN, from the coding sequence ATGGAACGTTACTCGAAAGTCGGCATGCAGGAGCTCGATCAGCGCCTGTCGAAGATCGTCGAAGCCGCGCGCAAAAAGCCGGTGTCGGTCTATCGCTACGGCGCACCCTGGGTATGGATCGTCTCCCAGGACGATTGGCAGGGCGCCTTGAAGGAAGTGTCCAGTTATATCCCGTCGGGTCATTCCCTGGTGCTGCTGCGCCCGCAGATCGACGAAATCCTCGACCAGCAGCGCGACTGGCTGGTGGCCGACGCCTCGATGTCCATTGCGCCACACACGGTGTTGCAGGTCCTGCTGCTGCAGCTTCTGTATTCCGTGCCCAGCGAGCAGCAACTGCATGAACAGCTCAACTACAACCTGCTGTTCCGCTGGTTCGTCGGCCTGGACCTGAACCAGAAGGTCTGGAGCATTCACGTCCTGACCCGCGACATCGCCACGCTGCTGAACAACCCGCGAGCGGTGCAACTTATCCAGAAAATCATCGGTGACGTGTTTTGTGGCGCCTTGCTGCACATGCCGGAGTTCTCGTTGAACTTCGCCCTGTTGCATACCTGGCTGGCACGCCACGGCAGCACCTCGATATCCAGCAATTGA